The Plantactinospora sp. KBS50 sequence GGTCGCCGGCGTGGCCAGCCGGGCGACCGGGGTCACCTCGGGGCCGGTCTTCAGCACCACCAGCAGGGTGGTGCCGGCGGCCAGGCCGGCCACGGCGAACAGGACGCGGCGCATGGGCTCCCCTACAGCTCGAACGTGGCGAGGTGGATCTGCCGCCGGGGCACCCTCGCCCGGCGCAACGCGGTCTGCGCCGCGGACACCAGACCGGGCGGACCGCACAGGTAGACGTCCCGCTCGGCCAGGTCCGGTACGAGTTTCCGCAGCCCGGCCGCGCTGAGCACCTGGCGGGGGCCGGCGTCCCGGCGGGAACCGAGCACGTACCACACGTCGGCGCCGCGGGCCTGCGCCAGCCAGTCCAGTTCCTGCTGGAGCAGCACGTCGGTGACGGTGCGGGCGCGGTAGATGACGGCCGCGCCAGGCGGCAGCTCCTCAAGGACCGCCCGGATGGCGGTGATCCCGCTGCCCCCGGCGATCAGCAGGGCCCGGTCGCGCCGCCGGTGCGCCGCGGTGAAGCCGCCGGCCGGGCGGGACGCCCAGATCCGGGTGCCCGGACGCAGCCCCCGCAGGGCGGCGCTGTGCCCGCCCACCACCTTGACGGTGAGCCGTAGCCACTGCCCGTTGCGGGCGGCCGAGAGCGAGTACGGGTGCGACTGCGACCACGCGCCGGGGCCAGGAACCGCCAGCGCAGGAACTGCCCACCCAGGTGCCGCAGCCGGTCGAGCCGGCGGCCGGTGACGTACACCGAGACCGCCTCCGGACCCTCCGCGACCACGTCGGCGACCCGGAGCCGGTGCCGCAGGTTGAACCGCACCGGGGCGATCACCCGGCCCCAGAGCAGGGCCGCCAGCACCATCAGGTAGAGGGCGATCCACCAGGTCCGGGCCGGGCCGGGCCGGAAGAGCTGCTGGCCGCCGGCGAACTGGTGCCCGTAGCCGAGCAGCAGCACCAGATAGCTGCCCATGTGCAGGCGGTGCCACAGCTCGTAGGGCAGGGCCGTGCGGATGGCCCGTACCGCGGTCAGGCCGAGCACCACCAGGATGCCGGCCGCCGCGAACGCCGAGAGCATGTCCTCGTGGTCGCGCAGCAGCACCGTCAGCTCGTCGAGCAGGCCGGCCTGTTGCAGCCGGGCGTAGCCGACGAGGATCAGCGAGACGTGTGACAGCAGCGCCACCAGCAGCGTGGCGCCGACGTCCCGGTGCCAGCGGCCCAACCGCTCGGCCCCGGCCAGCCGCTCCAGCAGCGGCAGCCGGCTGGCCAGCAGCACCTGGACCAGCAGCAGATACCCGGCCAGCAGGCCGCTGATCCGCCCGGCCGCGGTGATCCGGGCGGTGGTGGTGTCCAACGCGCCGTCGGCGGTCTGGTACCACCAGGGCAGCACGCTGACCACCAGGCCCAGCCAGAACACCGCGACGGCCAGCCGCGGCCCGGTGGCGCCCCGCCGGGCCGGCGGCGGCCCGACGCCCGGCCCGGACCGGCCCCCGGCGGGAGCGGGCGAGCCACCGACGCGAGCGGGCGAGCCGTCGCCCGCGGTCGACCAGCCGCCCGGGGCGGCCGGCCAGCCGTCGGCGCCGGCCGCCCAGCCGTCCGGGGACGCGGACCAGCCGCCGGCCCGGGGCGCTGCCTCGGACCGGCGGCCGGTCTGCTGGTACGTCACGCGTAGATCTTCACCGGGCTGAACTTCTGCCGCGGGAAGACCTTGTCGACCTCCGCCGTGGTGAGGCCGAACCGGCCCTGCGCCACCGAGCCGTAGACGTGGAACATGTTGTTGTACTCCGGCACGTCACCACTGTCCAGTTTGTCCAGACCGTTCCAGGTGCCGAGCACGTTGCCGGCCAGCTTCTGGCCGGACAGCACCGCCACCACACCGCCGTGGCCGTGGTCGGTCCCGCCCCGGTTGGAGGCGACCCGGCGGCCGAACTCGCTGGTCACCATCACCGTGACGTCCGCCGCCTGGTCGCCCAGGTCGGTGAAGAAGTCGGCCATGCCCTGCGCCACCGCGTTGAGCCGGCGGTGCAGCTGGCCACCCTCGCGCGGCCCCTGGTTCTCGTGGGTGTCGTAGCCGCCGGTGCCGATCGTGGCCACCCGGACGTTGGCGCCGCCCTTGATCAGCCGGGCCAGCTCGCGGAACGCCCGGCCGACGTCGCCCTCGTACTTGACCCCCTCGGCCGGCTGGTACTCCTTGCCGGCGATCTGCTTGGCCAGACCCAGCGCGTTCAGCCCGTCCCGGACCGACTCCTCCACCGGGTGGTTGATGTCGGTGAACAGGCCCTTGATCGCCTTCTCGGTGGCCTCGGTGAACCGCTGGTCGCCGCGCAGGGTCAACGACTCGACGCTGTTCAGCGAGATCGCGCCGTTGGTGCCCACCAGCGACCGCGGCAGGGTGCTGCCGATGCCGACGCTGCGGAACGCGGTGCCCGCGCCGAGGGCGTCGACCAGGGCGTCCAACCAGCCCCGGCCGCCGGTCTCGGCCGGCAGCCCGCCCAGGTTGCACGCGTCCTGCGCCTGGAAGTGGCTGCGCGACAGCCGGGGATCGGAGACCGCGGGGACGAACCCGAGCTGGCGCTTGGCCAGGAACCCGGACAGCGGCGCGAACGCGCTGGTCATCATGAAGCCGCGGTCCAGCGCCGGGGAGTCGGTGCCCAGCAGCAGGTCCGGACGGACCTTCTGCAACACCGGGTCGTTGGCCGGCGCGATGAGGCTCAGCCCGTCCAGGCCGCCGTACAGGAACACGTGGATCAGCGTGCCGGTTTTGGTGGCCGCGAACGACGCCTGCGTGCTGACGAACTGGCTGGTGGCCAGGACCGTGGCGGTGGCGGCCGCGCCGGTCACGAAGGTACGCCGGGTCACCCCCCGCCCGTCCTGCTGCGCCTCCTCCAGGTCGTTGAGTGCCCGGAAGCGGTCCCGTTCGGCCGTGTTCTCGGCCTCGACCGCCGCCGCCTCGGCACGCAGCATCGCCTCGGTCCGGTTCGGTGCCAACCGCCGCAGGTCCGGGCAGTCGGGGTGCAGGGGGAACTGGTGCACGGTCTTCTCCATCTCGGGCCTCACCGGAGGTGGTGCTGGGGGGAAGCGAGCAGCGCCCGCGCCATGGCCGGGACCGCCGCGAGGAACTTCGCGTCCACCTTGGCGGTCGCCGAGACGCCCGGAATCCCGAGGATCAGCGCCTTCTGCCCGGTGCTGAGCGTCTGGTGCACCAGCCGTTTGGCCAGCGCGTCGACGTACGCCCCGGCGGTCGCCGGCACACTGGAACCGACCAGCTTGTCGGCCTTGGTGTACGAGAACTCGGGACGGCCGCCGCCGATCAGCGTGGCTGCCTCGTTCCAGCCGTTGATCATCGTGCCGGCGCTGGTCCAGGCGACGAAGACGTCGGGGTAGCCGTTCGGGGTCGGCATGCCGGTCGGGAACTGACCCAGCTCGGCCATCTTGGCCCGGATCCGGCTCAGCCCGGTGGCGAACGCCCCCGGCCGCCGCTGGCCTGGTAGCCGGGCGACGCGTCCGGACCGACGCCGAGGGTCCGGTAGGTGGCCGCCAGGTACTCCATCGGGCGGCGCACCTTCTGGCCCACCGAGGCCCAGAACTCGCTGGAGCTGAAGAGCGTCATCAGCACCGGCTTGATCGCCGTCTTGTTGGCGGTGTACGTCTTGGCCAGCCGGTCCACCAGGCTCTTGGGCGGGGTGTCCGAGACGAACCGGGTGGCCAGGTTCTGCGCCACGTACCGCGCGGTCGAGGAGTGGTTGGCCAGGTACCGGAAGTACGCCTCGCTGGCCTGGTCGCCGCCCTCGGCCGAGTCGTTCGAGCTGGAGAAGCCGAGGACCTTCACGTGCCCGACGTAGTGCCGGCTGGGCTGGAAGACGTACTCGAAGTCCTGGTTGATGGTCCGGCCGGTCTGCAACAGGGCGGCCTGGCGCACGTCGGCCTCCTTGTAGCCGCCGTCCACGCCGACCGAGTACAGCTCCAGGTTCTCCCGGGCCAGGTTCTCGTTGACCTCGTCCTTGTGCGACTGGGTCTGGTTCAGGTAGATCAGCAGCGCCGGGTGCCGGTTGCCGGCCACCAGCATGTCCGCGTAGTTGCCCAGCGCGTGCTTGCGGATCACGTCCCGGTCGAAGGCGCCGCGCACCAGGTCGGAGTTGTCGAACTCGGGACCGACGTGCAGGAAGTCGTTCCAGAAGTCGACCATCACCTCGAACAGCTGGCGTTCCGACCAGATCTGCCGGGCGATCGTCGCGTCGATGTACTCCTTGTCGGCCTTGATGCCCTGGGAGTTGAGGCTGTCCCGGTTGGCCTTGAGCTGCGCCGGGCTCATCTTCAGGGTCGTCAGCTCGGAGAGCTTCAGCTCGGCCTTGGTCGGCGCGATCTTCTCGGGGTCCAGTTGCAGCCGCAGCCAGGCGTCGATGCCCATCTTCTTGATGGCGCTCAACACCTCGGGCGTGGCCCGAAGGTGGCCCGGCTGGCCAGGTGCCGGATCGGGTCCTTGGCCAGCACCGTCTTCACGGTCACCTTGGTCCGGGCGGCGGCCTCGGCCGGCCCGCCGAAGACCTGCCCGCCGCTGGGGGCGTTCTTCTTCAGCGCGGCACCGGCACGGGAGCCCATGTAGCTCTCGTTCTGCTCGGTGTAGGTGCGTACCGTGCTCGGCTGCTGGCCGCTGGGACGGGCCGCGGTGCCGTCGGTGGGCGCCGCCACTTCGGCGTCGGGAGCGGCCCCGAACAGCCGGCCGGTCAGGTCCTTGCCCAGCGGCGACATCGCCAGCGCGGCGCCGCCGACCACCACGGCCGCGGTGCCGCCGAAGGCGGCCAGCGCCTTGCGGCGCGCCACGCCACGGTCGTCGTCCTCCTCGCCCAGGTCCGGCAGCATGCCGACCATCCGCGGGTCGCCACCGCCCGGCCCGCCGATGCCCTCCGGGCCGACCCACCGCGAGCCCTGCGGACCCTGGTACCCGGCGGCGCCCGCCGGCTGGTAGGCCGACTCACCCGGGTAGCCGGGGTATCCGGCCT is a genomic window containing:
- a CDS encoding ferric reductase-like transmembrane domain-containing protein gives rise to the protein MTYQQTGRRSEAAPRAGGWSASPDGWAAGADGWPAAPGGWSTAGDGSPARVGGSPAPAGGRSGPGVGPPPARRGATGPRLAVAVFWLGLVVSVLPWWYQTADGALDTTTARITAAGRISGLLAGYLLLVQVLLASRLPLLERLAGAERLGRWHRDVGATLLVALLSHVSLILVGYARLQQAGLLDELTVLLRDHEDMLSAFAAAGILVVLGLTAVRAIRTALPYELWHRLHMGSYLVLLLGYGHQFAGGQQLFRPGPARTWWIALYLMVLAALLWGRVIAPVRFNLRHRLRVADVVAEGPEAVSVYVTGRRLDRLRHLGGQFLRWRFLAPARGRSRTRTRSRPPATGSGYGSPSRWWAGTAPPCGGCVRAPGSGRPARPAASPRRTGGATGPC
- a CDS encoding DUF1501 domain-containing protein; protein product: MHQFPLHPDCPDLRRLAPNRTEAMLRAEAAAVEAENTAERDRFRALNDLEEAQQDGRGVTRRTFVTGAAATATVLATSQFVSTQASFAATKTGTLIHVFLYGGLDGLSLIAPANDPVLQKVRPDLLLGTDSPALDRGFMMTSAFAPLSGFLAKRQLGFVPAVSDPRLSRSHFQAQDACNLGGLPAETGGRGWLDALVDALGAGTAFRSVGIGSTLPRSLVGTNGAISLNSVESLTLRGDQRFTEATEKAIKGLFTDINHPVEESVRDGLNALGLAKQIAGKEYQPAEGVKYEGDVGRAFRELARLIKGGANVRVATIGTGGYDTHENQGPREGGQLHRRLNAVAQGMADFFTDLGDQAADVTVMVTSEFGRRVASNRGGTDHGHGGVVAVLSGQKLAGNVLGTWNGLDKLDSGDVPEYNNMFHVYGSVAQGRFGLTTAEVDKVFPRQKFSPVKIYA
- a CDS encoding DUF1800 family protein, with amino-acid sequence MAELGQFPTGMPTPNGYPDVFVAWTSAGTMINGWNEAATLIGGGRPEFSYTKADKLVGSSVPATAGAYVDALAKRLVHQTLSTGQKALILGIPGVSATAKVDAKFLAAVPAMARALLASPQHHLR
- a CDS encoding DUF1800 domain-containing protein translates to MSAIKKMGIDAWLRLQLDPEKIAPTKAELKLSELTTLKMSPAQLKANRDSLNSQGIKADKEYIDATIARQIWSERQLFEVMVDFWNDFLHVGPEFDNSDLVRGAFDRDVIRKHALGNYADMLVAGNRHPALLIYLNQTQSHKDEVNENLARENLELYSVGVDGGYKEADVRQAALLQTGRTINQDFEYVFQPSRHYVGHVKVLGFSSSNDSAEGGDQASEAYFRYLANHSSTARYVAQNLATRFVSDTPPKSLVDRLAKTYTANKTAIKPVLMTLFSSSEFWASVGQKVRRPMEYLAATYRTLGVGPDASPGYQASGGRGRSPPG